A stretch of Komagataella phaffii GS115 chromosome 2, complete sequence DNA encodes these proteins:
- a CDS encoding Multifunctional enzyme of the peroxisomal fatty acid beta-oxidation pathway → MSQLRFDNKVVVITGAGGGLGKEYALQFASRGAKVVVNDLGGTLGGAGTSSRAADLVVANIKEAGGEAVANYDNVVLNPEGIIDTAIKSFGAIHVLVNNAGILNDSSFKKMTEEQFQQVIDVHLTGAFKLTKYAWKFFKQQKYGRIINTASPAGLYGNFGQANYSAAKLALVALAETLAKEGQKYNIKVNAIAPLARSRMTEAILPEDILEKLGPDKVAPLVLLLGHDMVPSTGGIFEVAAGFYGQITWQRSGGSYFNPNDSYTPEAILHKWNELTTFEKGSQSSYPRELKDYESAFKKASRMPIENSQGKVTINSLKEKVVLITGAGSGLGRSHALWFARYGAIVIVNDFKDPFTVVQEIKEAGGKAYPSKHDVVKEPEKIINEICEKFGRIHVLVNNAGILRDRSFLKMSEQEWNQVYQVHLLATFKLCKLVWPIFLKQNAGVIINTTSTSGIYGNFGQANYAASKAGVLGLSRTLAIEGKKHNIHVNTIAPHAATSMTKTIMSEKELDLFPPSQVSPLVVLLASSELGISGELFEVGGGWIGKTRWKRASGIVCNDSKPSPEFILKNWSAVTDVQNGIPISSTQESSMAILSATRNEDEEESEDDNLDDVDDDDEKEAKVSSYKFNHRDVILYNLGVGSHANESRYVYEGDEDFQPVPSFGVIPFMVQDDGGLNMESLLNNFNPMMLLHGEQYLKLNKIPLPTSGDLVTKSYPIAVENKGKNALVVAGYETIDKVTKETVFYNEGSFFVRGSQSMVGNKVFRQSRSKFATQSFNPPSRRPDFESILDTSFDQAAIYRLSGDFNPLHIDPGFAKGANFDKPILHGLCSFGISVKKLVDTFGIFDEAKCRFSNVVYPGEKLRLKVWKDGNELLVFQTFSVERNVVVISNAAVKLAKDKFKL, encoded by the coding sequence ATGTCCCAATTAAGATTTGACAATAAGGTGGTTGTCATTACTGGTGCCGGTGGTGGCCTCGGTAAGGAATATGCTCTTCAATTTGCCTCTAGAGGTGCCAAAGTTGTGGTCAACGACTTAGGTGGGACTCTTGGAGGGGCTGGGACGTCATCCAGAGCGGCAGATCTGGTTGTGGCAAATATAAAAGAAGCAGGTGGGGAAGCAGTTGCTAACTACGACAATGTAGTATTGAATCCCGAAGGGATCATTGACACTGctatcaaatcttttggcGCAATACATGTGCTTGTAAACAATGCAGGTATTCTGAACgattcttccttcaaaaaaatgaCAGAAGAACAGTTTCAGCAGGTTATTGATGTTCATTTAACTGGTGCCTTCAAGCTTACAAAATATGCCTGGAAATTCTTCAAGCAACAAAAGTATGGACGAATAATAAATACTGCTTCTCCGGCAGGCCTTTATGGTAACTTTGGTCAGGCAAATTACTCTGCCGCTAAGCTCGCCCTGGTAGCTTTGGCTGAGACATTAGCAAAAGAAGGTCAAAAGTACAATATCAAGGTCAACGCTATTGCGCCGTTAGCGAGATCTAGAATGACTGAAGCAATCTTACCTGAAGAtatcttggaaaaactAGGACCGGATAAAGTTGCACCCTTGGTATTACTGTTAGGTCATGATATGGTCCCATCCACCGGAGGGatctttgaagttgctGCTGGGTTTTATGGTCAGATTACATGGCAAAGGAGTGGTGGGTCTTATTTCAATCCTAACGATAGCTATACTCCCGAAGCAATCCTTCATAAATGGAACGAATTaacaacttttgaaaaaggctCACAATCTTCATACCCGAGAGAGCTGAAAGATTATGAATCCGCTTTCAAAAAGGCTTCAAGAATGCCCATCGAAAATAGTCAGGGAAAGGTCACCATAAActccttgaaagaaaaggtGGTACTCATTACAGGTGCAGGTTCTGGATTGGGCAGAAGCCATGCACTGTGGTTCGCCCGTTATGGCGCAATTGTTATTGTGAACGATTTCAAGGACCCCTTTACAGTTGTGCAGGAAATTAAGGAAGCTGGCGGCAAGGCTTATCCTTCAAAGCATGATGTTGTAAAGGAGCctgaaaaaattatcaatGAGATTTGCGAAAAATTTGGTAGAATCCATGTTCTGGTCAATAATGCCGGTATTTTGAGAGATAGGTCATTTTTAAAGATGTCGGAACAAGAATGGAATCAAGTGTATCAAGTTCATCTTCTCGCTACATTCAAACTCTGTAAACTAGTATGGCCCATATTTCTCAAGCAGAATGCAGGTGTGATCATTAATACTACTTCGACTTCTGGTATTTATGGAAATTTTGGTCAAGCAAATTACGCAGCTTCGAAAGCAGGTGTTTTGGGTTTATCCAGAACCTTAGCTATCGAAGGAAAGAAACACAATATACATGTGAACACTATTGCGCCGCACGCTGCGACTTCTATGACCAAAACGATAATgtcagaaaaagaactagATTTGTTTCCACCTTCCCAAGTATCTCCTCTTGTAGTTCTCTTAGCGAGTAGCGAACTGGGGATTAGCGGCgaactttttgaagttggtgGAGGTTGGATAGGGAAGACCCGATGGAAAAGAGCCAGTGGCATTGTTTGTAACGATTCTAAACCATCACCAGAattcattttgaagaattggagtGCCGTGACTGATGTACAAAACGGGATCCCTATTTCAAGCACACAGGAGTCGTCCATGGCCATACTCAGTGCTACGAGaaatgaagatgaggaggaaAGTGAGGATGACAAtcttgatgatgttgatgacgatgatgaaaaagaagccAAAGTTTCATCGTATAAATTCAATCATCGTGATGTAATTCTTTATAACTTGGGAGTTGGATCTCATGCAAATGAGTCGAGATATGTGTATGAAGGAGACGAAGATTTTCAACCTGTTCCCTCTTTTGGAGTCATTCCTTTCATGGTACAAGATGATGGTGGATTGAACATGGAGTCCCTACTGAATAATTTCAATCCTATGATGCTACTACATGGAGAGCAGTATCTTAAACTCAACAAAATTCCCCTCCCTACCTCCGGTGATTTGGTAACAAAATCATATCCTATCGCAGTTGAGAATAAAGGCAAAAATGCACTTGTTGTTGCTGGCTATGAAACTATCGACAAAGTAACTAAAGAAACGGTGTTTTACAATGAAGGGTCTTTTTTTGTTCGAGGTTCTCAATCGATGGTTGGCAACAAAGTCTTCAGACAGTCAAGATCCAAATTTGCTACccaatctttcaatccACCTTCCAGACGGCCCGATTTTGAATCAATATTGGATACCTCGTTTGACCAGGCTGCAATTTACAGGCTATCTGGGGATTTCAATCCTTTACATATCGACCCTGGTTTTGCTAAAGGGGCTAATTTCGACAAACCGATACTTCATGGACTGTGTTCATTTGGAATATCCGTCAAGAAATTAGTAGATACGTTTGgtatttttgatgaagctAAATGCAGATTCTCAAATGTCGTATACCCCGGTGAAAAGTTGAGGCtaaaagtttggaaagacGGCAATGAACTACTGGTGTTTCAGACCTTTAGTGTGGAGAGAAATGTCGTGGTCATTAGTAACGCTGCGGTCAAACTAGCGAAAGATAAATTCAAACtatga
- a CDS encoding 40S ribosomal protein S17, whose amino-acid sequence MGRVRTKTVKRASKVLIERYYPKLTLDFETNKRLTAEVAEIQSKRLRNKIAGYTTHLMRRIQNGPVRGISFKLQEEERERKDQYVPEVSALDLSNTKDQLHLDADTEQLVNSLGFKLPIAVVPVSSTRAPARRLRK is encoded by the exons ATG GGACGCGTGAGAACAAAGACAGTCAAGAGAGCCTCTAAGGTTCTGATTGAGCGTTATTATCCAAAGCTCACTTTGGACTTTGAGACCAACAAACGCCTGACCGCTGAGGTCGCTGAGATTCAGTCAAAGCGTTTAAGAAATAAGATTGCTGGTTACACCACCCACTTGATGCGCAGAATCCAAAATGGACCAGTTAGAGGTATTTCTTTTAAATTGCAAGAAGAGGAgagagagagaaaagacCAATACGTTCCAGAAGTTTCTGCTTTGGACCTTTCCAACACCAAGGACCAGTTACACTTGGATGCAGACACTGAACAACTTGTCAACTCATTGGGTTTCAAACTGCCAATTGCAGTTGttcctgtttcttcaactaGGGCTCCTGCTAGAAGACTCAGAAAGTAA
- a CDS encoding Nucleolar protein, component of the small subunit (SSU) processome, which produces MAENVRYFLEQTVPELEDLERKNVFSKAEINKIMRRRTEFEHRIAGRASKSADFIKYIQYEMSLDNLRRKRIERLSPTGIVDMSQSISDWSGQRKILFIFQRAVRKFHGDLQLWSLYLQYAKELGSINVVEQIYNKMLQLHPTDTDLWISAAKFEFEENADAKNARILLQRALRFNSEQDKLWLNYFVFELSYISKLLLRRKILGLNSAALQIEQEELDEIKKENEQRQINERIQLHEDMSTGNFQSSGTVELNNLPETDIDMLGDPDSNPALKGDVALAVFRIAVDTLTGTKRNSKGYTLSLVKKFISIVDGFEVLDRDYLVSSIVTHMSSLDPKCSEYIVIALALPLRYLSISSPEFPIKLQLSVKNYLKLDEPSTRNGYVEFLTKLLEACRNEENDTRAVLLQQLVKKCKCSV; this is translated from the coding sequence ATGGCAGAAAATGTAAGATACTTTTTGGAGCAGACGGTCCCAGAGCTTGAGGATCTAGAGAGAAAGAatgttttttcaaaagcagAAATAAACAAAATAATGAGAAGGAGAACTGAATTTGAACATAGAATTGCAGGTAGAGCTAGCAAGAGTGCAGACTTTATTAAGTACATTCAGTACGAAATGAGTTTAGATAATCTTAGGAGAAAGCGGATTGAGAGGTTATCGCCAACAGGGATAGTTGATATGAGTCAATCGATCAGTGATTGGAGCGGCCAAAGgaaaattcttttcatttttcaaagggCCGTTAGAAAATTTCATGGTGATCTACAATTGTGGTCCTTATATTTGCAATACGCTAAGGAACTTGGTAGTATCAATGTCGTTGAGCAAATATACAACAAAATGCTACAGTTACATCCAACTGATACCGATTTGTGGATTTCCGCTGCTAaatttgagtttgaagagaacGCCGACGCCAAGAACGCCCGAATCCTGTTGCAGAGAGCTCTTAGATTCAACTCTGAACAGGACAAGCTGTGGCTAAATTATTTCGTATTCGAATTGAGCTATATATCGAAGTTGCTTTTacgaagaaaaatattAGGACTCAACAGTGCCGCTCTAcaaattgaacaagaagagcttgatgaaatcaagaaggaaaatgaacagAGACAAATCAATGAGAGAATTCAACTACATGAAGACATGTCTACTGGGAATTTTCAATCTTCAGGCACTGTTGAGCTAAACAATTTGCCCGAAACAGACATCGACATGCTGGGAGATCCCGATTCTAACCCTGCTCTTAAGGGTGATGTAGCCCTCGCCGTTTTTCGAATAGCTGTAGATACATTGACGggaacaaagagaaactcTAAGGGATACACTCTATCATTGGTGAAAAAGTTTATTTCAATTGTTGACGGCTTTGAAGTTCTTGACAGAGATTACCTTGTTTCCTCGATTGTAACTCACATGTCCTCATTGGATCCCAAATGTTCGGAGTATATTGTTATTGCTTTAGCGCTTCCATTGCGATATTTGTCTATTTCGTCACCAGAGTTTCCAATCAAGCTGCAGCTGTCTGTCAAGAATTATCTAAAGCTAGATGAGCCCTCAACTAGAAATGGCTATGTTGAGTTTTTAACCAAACTTTTGGAAGCATGTAGAAACGAAGAAAATGATACAAGAGCTGTTTTACTACAACAATTAGTAAAGAAATGCAAATGTTCTGTGTGA
- a CDS encoding NAD-dependent arabinose dehydrogenase, involved in biosynthesis of erythroascorbic acid, producing MPEIENATSFKIGPAFSKVSGKLQDISKLILGGAVFNTQYNDDPYNMDIVNLLKFGFLHGINTIDTSPYYGPSELLLGKSLNYLINEANYIKRDEFYICTKVGRVKLNDFDYSPAWIQASILRSLERLHTDYLDLVHLHDVEFVEEDKVLQALRKLKRLKQKGTIRHFGISGYPVDYLYRIALLCANDPTIGPLDSVLSYCNGCLQNTRLFDYYDKFLSNCGIQVVLNASILSMSMLRLQEVKPFHPAPQLLKAAVREIAMDMKRNYNEDLADFATRFALRNWLFKSGSTILGSSTVEELKSALQQFHLVSSDINHINRRDEILVKKYRNVLGDHYNEVWESGIPQKTSNSVSIDHSY from the coding sequence ATGCCAGAAATCGAGAACGCTACCAGTTTCAAGATCGGCCCAgcattttcaaaggtttcaGGGAAGCTACAGgatatttcaaagcttATACTTGGAGGGGCGGTATTCAATACACAGTATAACGATGACCCGTATAATATGGATATTGTCAATCTTTTAAAATTTGGATTCCTGCATGGAATCAACACCATAGATACTTCTCCCTACTATGGTCCTTCGGAATTGCTCTTAGGTAAAAGTTTGAATTACCTGATTAATGAAGCAAATTACATAAAAAGGGATGAATTTTACATTTGCACCAAGGTTGGCCGTGTTAAGTTAAATGATTTTGACTACTCACCTGCCTGGATTCAAGCAAGCATTTTGAGGTCATTAGAGCGGCTTCACACCGATTACTTAGATTTGGTGCATCTCCATGAtgttgagtttgttgaagaGGACAAGGTATTACAAGCTTTGAGGAAACTGAAACGACTGAAGCAAAAAGGAACAATTAGACATTTCGGTATTTCTGGGTATCCAGTTGATTATTTGTATCGCATAGCTCTTCTTTGTGCTAATGATCCCACAATAGGCCCTCTTGATTCTGTTTTGAGTTACTGTAACGGATGCCTTCAAAATACTCGATTATTTGATTACTATGACAAATTCTTAAGTAATTGTGGCATTCAAGTGGTGTTGAATGCATCAATTTTATCTATGTCAATGTTGCGTCTTCAAGAAGTGAAACCATTTCATCCGGCACCACAGTTACTTAAAGCTGCCGTGCGAGAAATAGCTATGGATATGAAAAGGAACTATAATGAAGATCTCGCTGATTTCGCCACCAGGTTTGCATTGAGGAATTGGTTATTCAAGTCGGGATCGACAATTTTGGGAAGCTCAACTGTAGAAGAGCTGAAGTCAGCTCTGCAACAGTTCCATCTAGTTAGTTCAGATATTAACCACATCAATCGAAGAGATGAGATCCTCGTCAAGAAATACAGAAACGTGCTTGGAGATCACTACAATGAGGTATGGGAAAGTGGCATTCCTCAGAAGACATCAAATTCGGTATCAATTGACCACAGTTACTAA
- a CDS encoding Glucosidase II catalytic subunit required for normal cell wall synthesis, with amino-acid sequence MLTWVAILLFVHTAISAKRELFKSCAESGFCHRNRHYAHEVTKLGDTFESPYFVLSDSIDCNQLSCTGQIVKQLKNTQIMLPFEVDILEESFRLRIDELRSDTHFHKLNSCRFSAANLSMMHGSATSSKISSTMNDKSLQIFFNDSSATINFKPFKITIFYKGKPQVILNDNNLFNIEHYRKEEENSMFEFESDYDLFHDSFKDSRADSLPLGPESIGLDIKLLNMSHLYGIPEHSDRLSLEDTSQSDPYRLYNVDIFEYEPYSKLPMYGSIPFLIGLNPEVSTGVFWVNSADTWVDINKKKDTYTHWISENGILDLVIIVRQNPKEVSTVYSSLTGRVQLPSQFSLGYHQCRWNYNSEDDVRDVHSKMDKYGIPYDTIWLDIEYTDEKKYFTWKRELFPDPSGLLQELDETKRSLVAIIDPHIKVGYEVSDYLESNGLVVREKDFDTPYHGHCWPGESVWIDTFNPNAQSYWDTLFCKGSDFAGSSSNLHVWNDMNEPSVFNGPETTFPKDLVHFGKWEHRSIHNWYGKSFHEATYYALINRSPNHRPFVLTRSYAPGSQATAAMWTGDNAATWEYLKVALPMILSNGIAGMPFAGADVGGFFGNPSKELLTRWYQSGIWYPFFRAHAHIDSRRREPWIAGEPYTTIIRDTVRLRYQLLPVLYTAFYESSKLGYPVLRPLFYEIPENQKLYNIDDQFFVGSSGLMVKPVTEEGATTDSIYLPDPQIYYDFFKLGTTLQGEGIHELEVDLTTIPVLARGGSIITQKLRYRRSSQLMKHDPYTLMVFLDSEGTAKGKLYIDDGTSFNYRLGHFLEISFQYSNNILSSELKTNIARKFQDSLDDVLVERVIIIGLPDDFTSVKAKVTQGEKTWISNWTKENGYLVVKNPRVSISQSWEINIEV; translated from the coding sequence ATGTTAACCTGGGTTGCGATATTATTGTTCGTTCATACTGCTATCAGCGCCAAGAGAGAGTTGTTCAAGTCTTGTGCTGAATCTGGCTTTTGTCACAGGAATCGACATTATGCCCATGAAGTTACAAAGTTGGGGGATACTTTTGAATCTCCCTATTTTGTCCTTTCGGACTCTATCGATTGCAATCAACTGTCTTGCACGGGTCAAATCGtaaaacaattgaaaaatacaCAGATAATGCTCCCATTTGAGGTTGATATCTTGGAGGAGAGTTTCAGGCTCAGAATTGACGAACTACGATCTGACACCCATTTCCACAAATTGAATTCCTGTAGGTTTAGCGCAGCAAACCTCTCTATGATGCACGGGTCTGCAACATCATCCAAAATATCGTCAACAATGAACGATAAGTCATTgcaaatctttttcaatgattcTTCCGCAActatcaatttcaaaccTTTTAAAATTACGATATTCTATAAAGGAAAGCCTCAGGTAATACTGAATGACAATAACcttttcaatattgaaCATtacagaaaagaagaagaaaactcTATGTTTGAATTTGAGTCGGATTATGATTTGTTTCACGATTCATTTAAAGATTCTAGGGCTGACTCACTACCGTTGGGGCCAGAATCGATAGGTTTAGATATCAAATTGTTAAACATGAGTCATCTTTATGGTATTCCAGAACACTCTGATCGTCTATCATTAGAAGACACCAGTCAAAGTGATCCCTATAGACTGTACAATGTCGATATATTTGAGTACGAACCATATTCCAAATTACCAATGTACGGATCAATTCCCTTTTTAATAGGACTCAATCCCGAAGTTTCTACAGGTGTATTTTGGGTCAATAGTGCAGATACATGGGTCGACATTaacaagaaaaaggatACGTATACTCACTGGATTTCTGAGAATGGTATTTTGGACTTGGTGATAATAGTTCGGCAGAATCCTAAGGAAGTCTCGACTGTTTATTCTTCGCTAACAGGAAGAGTACAATTACCCAGCCAATTTTCACTGGGATATCATCAGTGCAGATGGAATTACAATAGTGAAGATGATGTTCGTGATGTTCATAGTAAAATGGACAAATATGGTATTCCCTATGACACCATCTGGTTAGATATTGAGTATACAGACGAGAAGAAATATTTTACTTGGAAAAGGGAATTGTTCCCTGATCCTAGTGGACTGCTTCAGGAGTTAGATGAAACTAAAAGATCATTAGTGGCCATCATCGATCCCCATATCAAGGTGGGATATGAGGTAAGCGACTACTTGGAATCAAATGGGCTTGTTGTTAGAGAAAAAGACTTTGACACTCCTTATCATGGCCATTGCTGGCCTGGCGAATCTGTTTGGATCGATACTTTCAATCCCAATGCTCAGAGTTATTGGGATACACTGTTCTGTAAGGGTTCGGACTTTGctggatcttcttcaaacctGCACGTTTGGAACGATATGAATGAGCCTTCAGTTTTTAATGGCCCTGAAACTACCTTTCCTAAGGATTTAGTTCATTTTGGTAAGTGGGAACACCGGTCAATTCATAACTGGTACggaaaaagttttcatgAGGCTACCTATTATGCGTTAATTAATAGATCACCAAACCATAGGCCATTTGTTCTTACTAGGTCGTATGCCCCTGGGTCACAAGCTACTGCAGCTATGTGGACCGGAGATAATGCTGCTACTTGGGAATACTTAAAAGTTGCACTGCCCATGATACTCTCTAATGGAATAGCAGGTATGCCATTTGCCGGTGCTGATGTTGGAGGCTTTTTTGGAAACCCATCCAAAGAATTGTTAACCCGATGGTATCAATCTGGCATTTGGTATCCATTCTTCCGAGCTCATGCCCATATAGACTCCCGAAGAAGGGAGCCTTGGATAGCTGGTGAACCTTACACTACAATCATTAGAGATACGGTGAGGTTAAGATATCAGTTGCTACCAGTTTTATACACAGCATTCTATGAGTCGTCCAAGTTAGGTTATCCTGTCCTGAGGCCATTGTTTTATGAAATTCCAGAGAACCAGAAGCTTTACAATATCGATGATCAATTTTTCGTTGGTAGCTCCGGTTTAATGGTGAAACCGGTTACCGAAGAAGGTGCTACTACCGATAGTATTTATCTGCCTGATCCTCAAATTTATTAcgatttcttcaaactcgGGACAACTCTGCAAGGTGAAGGAATTCATGAACTAGAAGTTGATTTGACCACCATTCCCGTTTTGGCGCGAGGTGGTTCTATTATCACTCAGAAGCTCAGGTATAGAAGATCGTCTCAGTTAATGAAGCATGATCCGTACACGTTGATGGTCTTTTTGGATTCGGAAGGAACTGCCAAAGGCAAACTTTATATTGACGATGGGACCAGCTTCAATTACCGACTGGGTcatttcttggaaatcaGTTTTCAGTATTCTAACAACATTCTGTCTTCAGAGCTCAAAACTAATATTGCTAGAAAGTTTCAGGATTCATTAGATGACGTTTTGGTTGAGCGGGTAATTATTATTGGGCTACCAGACGACTTTACTTCTGTGAAGGCAAAAGTCACCCAAGGTGAGAAAACGTGGATAAGTAACTGGACGAAGGAGAATGGGTATCTAGTAGTCAAGAACCCCAGAGTTAGCATTTCCCAGAGCTGGGAGATTAATATAGAAGTATGA
- a CDS encoding Mitochondrial tRNA pseudouridine synthase involved in pseudouridylation of mitochondrial tRNAs — MEMRYTINANLRQCNPYFYTHVFHVKGRWIGMTVLDVFCNEFKSRSEEYYRLNIDNGTIKLIRNRGLATEQTIDKSLLYSTLIKSGDCVVNTEHKHEPEVGIGEEIVYQDDNILVVNKPCGVPVHPTGKYYYNTMTEIMKNELGVSSLYPCHRLDRLTSGILIIGKTPRAAAKYQTQLKQNSIQKTYIARVDGEFPMGNIVCSDKIVNIDCKRGKENGITEPKEALTNFQRLAYSTSLNQSIVKCSPKTGRTHQIRIHLRNLGHPIANDPLYGFNELLGIRRESPCGTLSEKSFEQVVKLATKKRDESRSANTCPKCGINLYRQRNPEELGIWLHALSYRSIDWKFHTRYPPWAKLQV, encoded by the coding sequence ATGGAGATGAGATATACGATAAATGCTAACTTGAGGCAATGCAATCCGTATTTTTATACCCATGTATTCCATGTTAAAGGGAGATGGATTGGCATGACAGTTTTGGACGTTTTTTGCAATGAGTTCAAATCAAGGAGTGAGGAGTATTATAGATTAAACATTGACAATGGAACAATAAAACTCATACGCAATAGGGGCCTCGCAACAGAGCAAACAATAGACAAAAGTCTTTTGTATAGTACTCTTATTAAAAGTGGTGACTGCGTAGTGAATACAGAACACAAACATGAACCTGAGGTTGGTATCGGGGAAGAGATTGTCTACCAGGATGATAATATTTTGGTTGTGAACAAGCCATGCGGTGTTCCTGTACATCCTACGGGCAAGTATTATTACAACACTATGACAGAAATTATGAAAAATGAATTGGGTGTATCGTCACTTTACCCGTGTCATCGATTGGACAGATTGACTTCAGGTATTTTGATTATTGGAAAGACACCCCGTGCCGCAGCAAAGTATCAAACCCAGTTGAAACAGAACTCCATACAAAAAACATACATTGCTCGTGTAGATGGTGAATTCCCGATGGGCAATATCGTTTGTTCGGATAAAATTGTTAACATAGATTGTAAAAGGGGAAAAGAAAACGGAATTacagaaccaaaagaagCACTTACTAATTTCCAACGGCTCGCATATAGTACTAGCTTAAATCAAAGTATAGTAAAATGCAGCCCGAAAACAGGTCGGACTCACCAGATTCGGATCCATCTCAGAAACCTGGGCCATCCCATAGCAAATGATCCACTGTATGGTTTCAACGAGTTGCTTGGTATAAGAAGAGAATCACCGTGTGGAACGCTAAGTGAAAAGTCATTTGAACAAGTTGTTAAATTagcaacaaagaaaagagatgaATCAAGGTCTGCAAATACTTGCCCAAAATGCGGAATCAACTTGTACAGGCAAAGGAATCCAGAAGAGTTGGGAATATGGCTGCACGCGCTTAGTTATCGGTCAATTGACTGGAAGTTTCATACTCGGTATCCTCCTTGGGCTAAACTGCAGGTTTGA